In Malus sylvestris chromosome 16, drMalSylv7.2, whole genome shotgun sequence, the following are encoded in one genomic region:
- the LOC126608790 gene encoding rust resistance kinase Lr10-like isoform X3 yields MSYFTLILSVLVFPLLTIHASNHCNQSCPSFGPSPIQYPFGFSSGCEIQLNCTPNSGFAIGGFPIQSITQYSIRINLQSRCNRPVHTLRHLYSQNYAPTTRNAILLQNCTEGTPSSSCEIPNILVQARFDAPPNCSANSSLSCYTETRKDVPFLNFWSVERKNCKFLLSSLSPSSPSSPSPQLLNTSAPLMLEVEVVELEWWLEGTCGCDKNANCTTVVSPNGTEGYRCNCKEGFGGDGYVAGLGCRKVLIAGDTQLKLKLGLGIGLGFSTLLAICIFLLLLCKQKRSGLCYRHPSCLLFLLERVNPKHQIVEAFLRSYGQLQAQRHSYSEVKKMTNSFKEKLGQGGYGAVYKGKLKDGRLVAVKVLTKLKGDGEEFMNEVAAISRTSHVNIVSLLGYCFEHSKGALIYEFMPNGSLEKFIFDASTPKNDHHHLGWETLYQISLGIAQGLEYLHRGCNTRILHFDIKPHNILLDENFSPKILDFDLAKICNRKESIVSMLGARGTAGYIAPEVFCRNFGGVSHKSDVYSYGMMLSEIVGGRRNIDVEAENTSEIYFPHWIYKRLELDEELGVQNVMNEEDKVRARKMIIVSLWCIQTDPSNRPAMREVIDMLEGSVDSLQIPPKPYLSSPPKSPLDSSTTLISIQ; encoded by the exons ATGAGTTATTTCACCCTAATTTTATCCGTACTTGTTTTTCCACTACTCACCATCCATGCATCAAATCACTGCAACCAATCGTGCCCGAGTTTCGGTCCCAGCCCGATTCAGTACCCTTTCGGGTTCTCATCGGGCTGCGAAATCCAGCTTAACTGCACTCCAAACAGCGGATTCGCAATCGGGGGGTTTCCAATCCAGTCCATAACCCAGTACAGTATAAGAATCAATCTCCAGAGCCGTTGCAACCGCCCCGTCCACACCCTCCGCCACCTCTACAGCCAGAATTACGCCCCGACGACACGGAACGCGATTCTTTTACAGAACTGTACGGAAGGGACGCCGTCGAGCAGTTGCGAGATTCCCAACATTCTGGTGCAGGCGCGGTTCGACGCGCCGCCCAACTGCAGCGCCAACAGCAGCCTCAGCTGTTACACTGAGACCAGAAAGGATGTCCCATTTTTGAACTTTTGGAGCGTCGAGCGGAAGAACTGCAAATTCTTGCTGTCATCGTTGTCGCCGTCGTCGCCGTCGTCGCCGTCGCCACAACTTTTGAATACCTCGGCGCCGTTGATGCTGGAGGTGGAAGTGGTGGAGTTAGAGTGGTGGCTTGAGGGAACCTGCGGGTGTGATAAGAACGCCAATTGTACGACGGTCGTATCGCCAAATGGGACAGAAGGGTATAGATGCAACTGCAAGGAGGGTTTTGGTGGAGATGGATACGTTGCTGGGTTAGGCTGCAGGAAAG TTCTTATTGCAGGAGATACGCAGTTGAAATTGAAGCTAGGACTAG GAATTGGCCTTGGGTTTTCTACACTTCTTGCAATATGCATATTTCTTCTCTTGCTTTGCAAACAAAAACGCTCAGGTTTATGTTACCGTCATCCTAGTTGTCTGCTGTTTCTTTTGGAAAGGGTGAATCCAAAACATCAAATTGTTGAGGCCTTTCTAAGGAGCTATGGGCAGCTTCAAGCTCAAAGGCATAGCTATTCGGAGGTCAAGAAAATGACCAACTCCTTCAAAGAAAAGTTAGGACAAGGAGGCTATGGTGCTGTTTACAAAGGAAAGTTAAAGGACGGCCGTCTTGTAGCAGTGAAGGTCTTGACCAAACTTAAAGGAGACGGAGAAGAATTTATGAATGAAGTGGCAGCCATTAGTCGAACTTCCCATGTCAACATCGTCTCCTTGTTGGGCTACTGTTTTGAACATTCGAAGGGGGCTCTGATCTATGAATTCATGCCTAATGGATCGCTCGAGAAGTTCATATTTGATGCAAGTACTCCCAAGAATGATCATCATCACTTGGGATGGGAAA CTCTATATCAAATTTCACTCGGTATTGCTCAAGGATTGGAGTACTTACATCGTGGTTGCAACACACGAATTTTGCATTTCGACATCAAGCCTCATAACATTCTTCTTGACGAAAACTTCAGCCCAAAAATCTTAGATTTTGACCTTGCCAAAATATGCAACAGGAAAGAGAGTATTGTGTCGATGTTGGGAGCTAGAGGTACAGCAGGTTACATTGCTCCAGAAGTATTTTGTAGAAACTTTGGAGGGGTCTCACACAAGTCCGATGTGTACAGCTACGGAATGATGCTTTCGGAAATCGTTGGTGGAAGAAGGAACATCGACGTTGAAGCTGAAAATACAAGTGAAATATATTTTCCGCATTGGATTTACAAGCGCCTTGAATTGGATGAAGAGCTTGGTGTGCAGAATGTTATGAACGAGGAAGACAAAGTAAGAGCAAGGAAGATGATCATAGTGAGCTTGTGGTGCATCCAAACTGATCCTTCAAACCGGCCAGCGATGAGGGAAGTGATAGATATGTTGGAAGGGAGTGTTGACTCGTTGCAGATACCACCCAAGCCTTACTTGTCTTCTCCTCCAAAATCCCCGTTAGATTCTTCTACTACATTGATATCAATACAGTAA
- the LOC126608790 gene encoding rust resistance kinase Lr10-like isoform X4, with the protein MAPVALFIPAILAHLVVLHSAEYSAEEPAKLCPVHFCSSSAGNISFPFKRREDPPECGLFTVDCSVPTRTTVQLKEGGYWYEFQGPLSTTFFINDKDLADHLEKNHCIDGVLDDLSLPRASPIPEVSLFTHTLTLFKCSTTLDKNSFPQLNDACRDASHTYYVASSYSSLPSSPPPGCATIQVPILPSPPQPITLSSLTAEFSLEVEARKCYQCRERKGECLVEYGKYKCTTREKVLIAGDTQLKLKLGLGIGLGFSTLLAICIFLLLLCKQKRSGLCYRHPSCLLFLLERVNPKHQIVEAFLRSYGQLQAQRHSYSEVKKMTNSFKEKLGQGGYGAVYKGKLKDGRLVAVKVLTKLKGDGEEFMNEVAAISRTSHVNIVSLLGYCFEHSKGALIYEFMPNGSLEKFIFDASTPKNDHHHLGWETLDQISLGIARGLEYLHRGCNTRILHFDIKPHNILLSEKFTPKISDFGLAKICNMNESIVSMLGARGTAGYIAPEVFSRNFGKVSHKSDVYSYGMMLSEMVGGRRNIDIEVENTSEIYFPHWIYQRLERNAELGLRSVTNEEDKERARKMIIVSLWCIQTDPSNRPAMKEVIDMLEGSVDSLQIPPKPYLSSPPKSQADSSTTLVSIQ; encoded by the exons ATGGCTCCGGTGGCTTTGTTTATTCCCGCCATTCTTGCTCACCTTGTGGTTCTGCACTCTGCTGAATATTCAGCAGAGGAACCCGCCAAACTTTGTCCAGTCCACTTCTGCAGTAGCTCAGCAGGCAACATCAGCTTCCCCTTCAAAAGGCGGGAAGATCCTCCTGAATGTGGATTGTTCACAGTCGATTGTTCAGTACCCACTCGGACAACGGTCCAATTGAAAGAGGGAGGATACTGGTATGAATTCCAAGGCCCTTTATCAACTACGTTTTTTATCAACGACAAAGACCTTGCCGACCACTTAGAAAAAAATCACTGCATTGACGGAGTTTTGGACGACTTGAGTCTTCCCAGGGCTTCTCCAATCCCTGAAGTATCAttattcacacacacactgacCCTTTTCAAATGCAGCACCACCTTAGACAAAAATTCTTTTCCACAACTTAACGATGCCTGCAGAGATGCTTCCCatacttattatgtggcttcatcTTACAGTAGTTTGCCTAGCTCCCCGCCGCCAGGGTGTGCAACCATTCAGGTCCCCATACTTCCGTCTCCGCCTCAACCCATCACGTTGTCTTCATTGACTGCTGAGTTTTCCCTCGAAGTGGAAGCACGAAAATGTTATCAATGTCGTGAAAGAAAAGGTGAATGCCTGGTTGAATATGGAAAATATAAATGCACCACCAGAGAAAAAG TTCTTATTGCAGGAGATACGCAGTTGAAATTGAAGCTAGGACTAG GAATTGGCCTTGGGTTTTCTACACTTCTTGCAATATGCATATTTCTTCTCTTGCTTTGCAAACAAAAACGCTCAGGTTTATGTTACCGTCATCCTAGTTGTCTGCTGTTTCTTTTGGAAAGGGTGAATCCAAAACATCAAATTGTTGAGGCCTTTCTAAGGAGCTATGGGCAGCTTCAAGCTCAAAGGCATAGCTATTCGGAGGTCAAGAAAATGACCAACTCCTTCAAAGAAAAGTTAGGACAAGGAGGCTATGGTGCTGTTTACAAAGGAAAGTTAAAGGACGGCCGTCTTGTAGCAGTGAAGGTCTTGACCAAACTTAAAGGAGACGGAGAAGAATTTATGAATGAAGTGGCAGCCATTAGTCGAACTTCCCATGTCAACATCGTCTCCTTGTTGGGCTACTGTTTTGAACATTCGAAGGGGGCTCTGATCTATGAATTCATGCCTAATGGATCGCTCGAGAAGTTCATATTTGATGCAAGTACTCCCAAGAATGATCATCATCACTTGGGATGGGAAACTCTGGATCAAATTTCACTTGGTATTGCTCGAGGATTGGAGTACTTACATCGTGGTTGCAACACACGAATTTTGCATTTTGACATCAAGCCTCACAACATTCTTCTCAGTGAAAAGTTCACCCCAAAAATCTCAGATTTTGGCCTTGCCAAAATATGCAACATGAACGAGAGCATTGTGTCGATGTTGGGAGCTAGAGGTACAGCAGGTTACATTGCTCCTGAAGTATTTTCTAGAAACTTTGGAAAGGTCTCACACAAGTCTGATGTATACAGCTACGGAATGATGCTTTCAGAGATGGTTGGAGGAAGAAGGAACATCGACATTGAAGTTGAAAATACAAGTGAAATATATTTTCCGCATTGGATTTACCAACGTCTTGAACGGAACGCAGAGCTTGGTCTACGGAGTGTTACGAACgaggaagacaaagaaagagCGAGGAAGATGATCATAGTGAGCTTGTGGTGCATACAAACTGATCCTTCAAACCGGCCAGCGATGAAGGAAGTGATAGATATGTTGGAAGGGAGTGTTGATTCGTTGCAGATACCACCCAAGCCTTACTTGTCTTCTCCTCCAAAATCCCAGGCAGATTCTTCTACTACATTGGTATCAATACAATAG
- the LOC126608790 gene encoding rust resistance kinase Lr10-like isoform X7: MAPVALFIPAILAHLVVLHSAEYSAEEPAKLCPVHFCSSSAGNISFPFKRREDPPECGLFTVDCSVPTRTTVQLKEGGYCSLPSSPPPGCATIQVPILPSPPQPITLSSLTAEFSLEVEARKCYQCRERKGECLVEYGKYKCTTREKVLIAGDTQLKLKLGLGIGLGFSTLLAICIFLLLLCKQKRSGLCYRHPSCLLFLLERVNPKHQIVEAFLRSYGQLQAQRHSYSEVKKMTNSFKEKLGQGGYGAVYKGKLKDGRLVAVKVLTKLKGDGEEFMNEVAAISRTSHVNIVSLLGYCFEHSKGALIYEFMPNGSLEKFIFDASTPKNDHHHLGWETLDQISLGIARGLEYLHRGCNTRILHFDIKPHNILLSEKFTPKISDFGLAKICNMNESIVSMLGARGTAGYIAPEVFSRNFGKVSHKSDVYSYGMMLSEMVGGRRNIDIEVENTSEIYFPHWIYQRLERNAELGLRSVTNEEDKERARKMIIVSLWCIQTDPSNRPAMKEVIDMLEGSVDSLQIPPKPYLSSPPKSQADSSTTLVSIQ; encoded by the exons ATGGCTCCGGTGGCTTTGTTTATTCCCGCCATTCTTGCTCACCTTGTGGTTCTGCACTCTGCTGAATATTCAGCAGAGGAACCCGCCAAACTTTGTCCAGTCCACTTCTGCAGTAGCTCAGCAGGCAACATCAGCTTCCCCTTCAAAAGGCGGGAAGATCCTCCTGAATGTGGATTGTTCACAGTCGATTGTTCAGTACCCACTCGGACAACGGTCCAATTGAAAGAGGGAGGATACTG TAGTTTGCCTAGCTCCCCGCCGCCAGGGTGTGCAACCATTCAGGTCCCCATACTTCCGTCTCCGCCTCAACCCATCACGTTGTCTTCATTGACTGCTGAGTTTTCCCTCGAAGTGGAAGCACGAAAATGTTATCAATGTCGTGAAAGAAAAGGTGAATGCCTGGTTGAATATGGAAAATATAAATGCACCACCAGAGAAAAAG TTCTTATTGCAGGAGATACGCAGTTGAAATTGAAGCTAGGACTAG GAATTGGCCTTGGGTTTTCTACACTTCTTGCAATATGCATATTTCTTCTCTTGCTTTGCAAACAAAAACGCTCAGGTTTATGTTACCGTCATCCTAGTTGTCTGCTGTTTCTTTTGGAAAGGGTGAATCCAAAACATCAAATTGTTGAGGCCTTTCTAAGGAGCTATGGGCAGCTTCAAGCTCAAAGGCATAGCTATTCGGAGGTCAAGAAAATGACCAACTCCTTCAAAGAAAAGTTAGGACAAGGAGGCTATGGTGCTGTTTACAAAGGAAAGTTAAAGGACGGCCGTCTTGTAGCAGTGAAGGTCTTGACCAAACTTAAAGGAGACGGAGAAGAATTTATGAATGAAGTGGCAGCCATTAGTCGAACTTCCCATGTCAACATCGTCTCCTTGTTGGGCTACTGTTTTGAACATTCGAAGGGGGCTCTGATCTATGAATTCATGCCTAATGGATCGCTCGAGAAGTTCATATTTGATGCAAGTACTCCCAAGAATGATCATCATCACTTGGGATGGGAAACTCTGGATCAAATTTCACTTGGTATTGCTCGAGGATTGGAGTACTTACATCGTGGTTGCAACACACGAATTTTGCATTTTGACATCAAGCCTCACAACATTCTTCTCAGTGAAAAGTTCACCCCAAAAATCTCAGATTTTGGCCTTGCCAAAATATGCAACATGAACGAGAGCATTGTGTCGATGTTGGGAGCTAGAGGTACAGCAGGTTACATTGCTCCTGAAGTATTTTCTAGAAACTTTGGAAAGGTCTCACACAAGTCTGATGTATACAGCTACGGAATGATGCTTTCAGAGATGGTTGGAGGAAGAAGGAACATCGACATTGAAGTTGAAAATACAAGTGAAATATATTTTCCGCATTGGATTTACCAACGTCTTGAACGGAACGCAGAGCTTGGTCTACGGAGTGTTACGAACgaggaagacaaagaaagagCGAGGAAGATGATCATAGTGAGCTTGTGGTGCATACAAACTGATCCTTCAAACCGGCCAGCGATGAAGGAAGTGATAGATATGTTGGAAGGGAGTGTTGATTCGTTGCAGATACCACCCAAGCCTTACTTGTCTTCTCCTCCAAAATCCCAGGCAGATTCTTCTACTACATTGGTATCAATACAATAG
- the LOC126608790 gene encoding rust resistance kinase Lr10-like isoform X5 — protein MAPVALFIPAILAHLVVLHSAEYSAEEPAKLCPVHFCSSSAGNISFPFKRREDPPECGLFTVDCSVPTRTTVQLKEGGYWYEFQGPLSTTFFINDKDLADHLEKNHCIDGVLDDLSLPRASPIPEVSLFTHTLTLFKCSTTLDKNSFPQLNDACRDASHTYYVASSYSSLPSSPPPGCATIQVPILPSPPQPITLSSLTAEFSLEVEARKCYQCRERKGECLVEYGKYKCTTREKGDTQLKLKLGLGIGLGFSTLLAICIFLLLLCKQKRSGLCYRHPSCLLFLLERVNPKHQIVEAFLRSYGQLQAQRHSYSEVKKMTNSFKEKLGQGGYGAVYKGKLKDGRLVAVKVLTKLKGDGEEFMNEVAAISRTSHVNIVSLLGYCFEHSKGALIYEFMPNGSLEKFIFDASTPKNDHHHLGWETLDQISLGIARGLEYLHRGCNTRILHFDIKPHNILLSEKFTPKISDFGLAKICNMNESIVSMLGARGTAGYIAPEVFSRNFGKVSHKSDVYSYGMMLSEMVGGRRNIDIEVENTSEIYFPHWIYQRLERNAELGLRSVTNEEDKERARKMIIVSLWCIQTDPSNRPAMKEVIDMLEGSVDSLQIPPKPYLSSPPKSQADSSTTLVSIQ, from the exons ATGGCTCCGGTGGCTTTGTTTATTCCCGCCATTCTTGCTCACCTTGTGGTTCTGCACTCTGCTGAATATTCAGCAGAGGAACCCGCCAAACTTTGTCCAGTCCACTTCTGCAGTAGCTCAGCAGGCAACATCAGCTTCCCCTTCAAAAGGCGGGAAGATCCTCCTGAATGTGGATTGTTCACAGTCGATTGTTCAGTACCCACTCGGACAACGGTCCAATTGAAAGAGGGAGGATACTGGTATGAATTCCAAGGCCCTTTATCAACTACGTTTTTTATCAACGACAAAGACCTTGCCGACCACTTAGAAAAAAATCACTGCATTGACGGAGTTTTGGACGACTTGAGTCTTCCCAGGGCTTCTCCAATCCCTGAAGTATCAttattcacacacacactgacCCTTTTCAAATGCAGCACCACCTTAGACAAAAATTCTTTTCCACAACTTAACGATGCCTGCAGAGATGCTTCCCatacttattatgtggcttcatcTTACAGTAGTTTGCCTAGCTCCCCGCCGCCAGGGTGTGCAACCATTCAGGTCCCCATACTTCCGTCTCCGCCTCAACCCATCACGTTGTCTTCATTGACTGCTGAGTTTTCCCTCGAAGTGGAAGCACGAAAATGTTATCAATGTCGTGAAAGAAAAGGTGAATGCCTGGTTGAATATGGAAAATATAAATGCACCACCAGAGAAAAAG GAGATACGCAGTTGAAATTGAAGCTAGGACTAG GAATTGGCCTTGGGTTTTCTACACTTCTTGCAATATGCATATTTCTTCTCTTGCTTTGCAAACAAAAACGCTCAGGTTTATGTTACCGTCATCCTAGTTGTCTGCTGTTTCTTTTGGAAAGGGTGAATCCAAAACATCAAATTGTTGAGGCCTTTCTAAGGAGCTATGGGCAGCTTCAAGCTCAAAGGCATAGCTATTCGGAGGTCAAGAAAATGACCAACTCCTTCAAAGAAAAGTTAGGACAAGGAGGCTATGGTGCTGTTTACAAAGGAAAGTTAAAGGACGGCCGTCTTGTAGCAGTGAAGGTCTTGACCAAACTTAAAGGAGACGGAGAAGAATTTATGAATGAAGTGGCAGCCATTAGTCGAACTTCCCATGTCAACATCGTCTCCTTGTTGGGCTACTGTTTTGAACATTCGAAGGGGGCTCTGATCTATGAATTCATGCCTAATGGATCGCTCGAGAAGTTCATATTTGATGCAAGTACTCCCAAGAATGATCATCATCACTTGGGATGGGAAACTCTGGATCAAATTTCACTTGGTATTGCTCGAGGATTGGAGTACTTACATCGTGGTTGCAACACACGAATTTTGCATTTTGACATCAAGCCTCACAACATTCTTCTCAGTGAAAAGTTCACCCCAAAAATCTCAGATTTTGGCCTTGCCAAAATATGCAACATGAACGAGAGCATTGTGTCGATGTTGGGAGCTAGAGGTACAGCAGGTTACATTGCTCCTGAAGTATTTTCTAGAAACTTTGGAAAGGTCTCACACAAGTCTGATGTATACAGCTACGGAATGATGCTTTCAGAGATGGTTGGAGGAAGAAGGAACATCGACATTGAAGTTGAAAATACAAGTGAAATATATTTTCCGCATTGGATTTACCAACGTCTTGAACGGAACGCAGAGCTTGGTCTACGGAGTGTTACGAACgaggaagacaaagaaagagCGAGGAAGATGATCATAGTGAGCTTGTGGTGCATACAAACTGATCCTTCAAACCGGCCAGCGATGAAGGAAGTGATAGATATGTTGGAAGGGAGTGTTGATTCGTTGCAGATACCACCCAAGCCTTACTTGTCTTCTCCTCCAAAATCCCAGGCAGATTCTTCTACTACATTGGTATCAATACAATAG
- the LOC126608822 gene encoding uncharacterized protein LOC126608822, whose amino-acid sequence MGVSSSNRPQIQKMGTLQKFKLLATQCGVAQSPTRSPRSSPLIQLPRRKPTLLMLLTRSSSRRRDPPVPMPLPEELPVQRNSLKDLFVSSPPFELNDGRKAESERDKRAEFGSLRAVGKEIGGFGPGSPRPAWTGFRYKSLMRRAWRPVLVTIPE is encoded by the coding sequence ATGGGAGTTAGCAGCAGCAACAGGCCTCAAATCCAAAAGATGGGGACTTTACAGAAATTCAAGCTCCTCGCCACGCAGTGCGGCGTGGCCCAGAGCCCGACGCGAAGCCCGCGGTCGAGCCCCTTGATCCAGCTCCCCCGCCGCAAACCCACCTTGCTCATGCTCCTGACCCGGAGCAGCAGTCGCCGCCGTGACCCGCCGGTTCCGATGCCGCTACCGGAAGAGCTTCCGGTTCAGAGGAACAGTTTGAAGGACTTGTTTGTGTCGTCGCCGCCATTTGAGTTGAACGACGGGAGGAAGGcggagagtgagagagataaGCGAGCAGAGTTCGGTAGTTTGAGGGCGGTGGGTAAAGAAATTGGTGGATTTGGACCGGGCTCGCCTAGGCCGGCCTGGACCGGTTTCCGTTACAAGTCGTTAATGAGAAGGGCTTGGCGCCCTGTGCTCGTCACTATTCCCGAGTAA
- the LOC126608809 gene encoding nicotinamide adenine dinucleotide transporter 2, mitochondrial-like isoform X1 has translation MGVVAEHSDRQTIRDVICHAGAGASAGAIAATFVCPLDVIKTRLQVHGMPSGQRGSIIVTSLQKIFKTEGVKGMYRGLSPTILALLPNWAVYFTVYEQLKGLLHTHGWFFQMWLKSLCLSLIISYETPVHGIGELTIGENMIAAAGAGAATAISTNPLWVVKTRLQTQGMRPGVIPYKSMRSAFSRIATEEGLRGLYSGILPSLAGISHVAIQFPAYEKIKSFMAKRDNTTVDKLHPSRVAFASSVSKVIASVITYPHEVVRSRLQEQGQARHIEPQYAGVIDCMKKVFQKEGLRGFYNGCATNLLRTTPSAVITFTSYEMIDRFLRRVVLTENEHSGGHPKSDGHAEPQKGNGGTEREGNDSALRQAQAQTNQRTPLPLGNKDPLTARH, from the exons ATGGGTGTTGTGGCCGAACATTCCGATCGCCAAACTATCAGAGATGTCATCTGCCACGCCGGTGCTGGCGCCTCCGCTG GTGCTATTGCGGCTACGTTTGTATGCCCCTTGGATGTCATCAAGACTAGGCTGCAGGTCCATGGCATGCCTTCTGGGCAAAGAG GTAGTATCATTGTTACAAGCCTACAAAAAATATTCAAGACTGAAGGTGTGAAGGGGATGTACCGGGGCCTTTCACCTACAATTCTAGCGCTACTTCCAAACTGGGCA GTGTACTTCACAGTTTATGAGCAACTCAAAGGCCTACTCCACACTCATGGTTGGTTTTTCCAAATGTGGCTTAAAAGTCTCTGTTTGTCTCTAATTATTTCTTATGAAACGCCTG TTCATGGCATCGGAGAACTCACAATTGGTGAAAATATGATTGCTGCTGCTGGTGCCGGGGCTGCCACAGCCATTTCAACAAATCCATTGTGGGTTGTTAAGACCAGACTTCAA ACACAAGGAATGAGGCCTGGTGTGATTCCTTACAAAAGCATGAGATCTGCTTTCTCAAGGATTGCAACTGAGGAAGGCTTGCGAGGTTTATATAG TGGGATCTTGCCTTCGTTGGCTGGCATAAGTCATGTTGCAATTCAATTTCCTGCTTATGAAAAGATAAAGTCTTTCATGGCAAAAAGGG atAATACAACTGTTGATAAGTTACACCCTAGTAGAGTTGCCTTTGCTTCATCAGTATCAAAAGTAATCGCTTCTGTAATAACATACCCTCACGAG GTTGTGCGCTCGAGGCTGCAAGAGCAAGGGCAGGCGAGACATATTGAACCCCAGTACGCAGGAGTTATTGACTGTATGAAGAAGGTGTTCCAAAAGGAAGGCCTTCGTGGATTCTATAATGGTTGTGCTACTAATCTACTAAGAACCACTCCTTCTGCCGTTATTACATTTACCAGCTACGAGATGATAGATAGGTTCTTGCGGAGGGTTGTACTTACAGAAAACGAGCACTCAGGTGGCCACCCTAAGTCTGATGGCCACGCCGAACCTCAGAAGGGAAATGGAGGCACCGAGAGAGAGGGGAATGACTCTGCATTGCGGCAAGCACAAGCCCAAACAAATCAGAGGACTCCACTTCCTCTTGGAAACAAAGACCCGCTAACGGCAAGACATTGA
- the LOC126608809 gene encoding nicotinamide adenine dinucleotide transporter 2, mitochondrial-like isoform X2 — protein sequence MGVVAEHSDRQTIRDVICHAGAGASAGAIAATFVCPLDVIKTRLQVHGMPSGQRGSIIVTSLQKIFKTEGVKGMYRGLSPTILALLPNWAVYFTVYEQLKGLLHTHVHGIGELTIGENMIAAAGAGAATAISTNPLWVVKTRLQTQGMRPGVIPYKSMRSAFSRIATEEGLRGLYSGILPSLAGISHVAIQFPAYEKIKSFMAKRDNTTVDKLHPSRVAFASSVSKVIASVITYPHEVVRSRLQEQGQARHIEPQYAGVIDCMKKVFQKEGLRGFYNGCATNLLRTTPSAVITFTSYEMIDRFLRRVVLTENEHSGGHPKSDGHAEPQKGNGGTEREGNDSALRQAQAQTNQRTPLPLGNKDPLTARH from the exons ATGGGTGTTGTGGCCGAACATTCCGATCGCCAAACTATCAGAGATGTCATCTGCCACGCCGGTGCTGGCGCCTCCGCTG GTGCTATTGCGGCTACGTTTGTATGCCCCTTGGATGTCATCAAGACTAGGCTGCAGGTCCATGGCATGCCTTCTGGGCAAAGAG GTAGTATCATTGTTACAAGCCTACAAAAAATATTCAAGACTGAAGGTGTGAAGGGGATGTACCGGGGCCTTTCACCTACAATTCTAGCGCTACTTCCAAACTGGGCA GTGTACTTCACAGTTTATGAGCAACTCAAAGGCCTACTCCACACTCATG TTCATGGCATCGGAGAACTCACAATTGGTGAAAATATGATTGCTGCTGCTGGTGCCGGGGCTGCCACAGCCATTTCAACAAATCCATTGTGGGTTGTTAAGACCAGACTTCAA ACACAAGGAATGAGGCCTGGTGTGATTCCTTACAAAAGCATGAGATCTGCTTTCTCAAGGATTGCAACTGAGGAAGGCTTGCGAGGTTTATATAG TGGGATCTTGCCTTCGTTGGCTGGCATAAGTCATGTTGCAATTCAATTTCCTGCTTATGAAAAGATAAAGTCTTTCATGGCAAAAAGGG atAATACAACTGTTGATAAGTTACACCCTAGTAGAGTTGCCTTTGCTTCATCAGTATCAAAAGTAATCGCTTCTGTAATAACATACCCTCACGAG GTTGTGCGCTCGAGGCTGCAAGAGCAAGGGCAGGCGAGACATATTGAACCCCAGTACGCAGGAGTTATTGACTGTATGAAGAAGGTGTTCCAAAAGGAAGGCCTTCGTGGATTCTATAATGGTTGTGCTACTAATCTACTAAGAACCACTCCTTCTGCCGTTATTACATTTACCAGCTACGAGATGATAGATAGGTTCTTGCGGAGGGTTGTACTTACAGAAAACGAGCACTCAGGTGGCCACCCTAAGTCTGATGGCCACGCCGAACCTCAGAAGGGAAATGGAGGCACCGAGAGAGAGGGGAATGACTCTGCATTGCGGCAAGCACAAGCCCAAACAAATCAGAGGACTCCACTTCCTCTTGGAAACAAAGACCCGCTAACGGCAAGACATTGA